One Prochlorococcus marinus XMU1411 genomic window carries:
- a CDS encoding glycosyl transferase, whose product MKKKSVAVVIVSNGPGELATWVSPLVNELNKISESLCDEDKINFTLRLVLVPCPNATGKEFLVAKSWNKFELITKSKSFWKLLLKPHSFANWPKKGIVIFLGGDQFWSILLAKRLGYLNITYAEWISRWPQWTNVIAAMNAKVKELIPKRYKYKCQIIGDLMADIKLNSEISLKNKEKHNIALLPGSKKAKLSIGIPFFLEVADHIAEENQNINFIIPIAPTTNKSEYLFFQSERNPISKYYSSKIKTLKNLKDSRFDYEIETSKNTKIYLIKKHPCYEILKECDIAITTVGANTSELAAIALPMLVVLPTQHLNMMNAWDGIIGIIGKISLINRFLTFIIRYFYFKKKKFFAWPNIKAKRMIVPERIGNFSPKKIAREVLFLIKNKDQLKNISDSLQKERGNKGAAKKLASIIANSIKKL is encoded by the coding sequence ATGAAAAAAAAATCAGTTGCAGTAGTAATAGTTTCCAATGGCCCTGGTGAATTAGCTACATGGGTAAGTCCTTTAGTTAATGAGCTTAACAAGATAAGTGAATCTCTATGTGATGAAGATAAAATCAATTTCACTCTTAGGTTAGTCCTTGTTCCTTGCCCAAATGCTACTGGAAAAGAATTTTTAGTTGCAAAATCATGGAATAAATTTGAATTAATCACTAAATCCAAAAGTTTTTGGAAATTATTACTAAAGCCACATTCATTTGCAAACTGGCCAAAAAAAGGGATAGTTATTTTCCTTGGCGGTGATCAATTTTGGAGTATTTTACTAGCCAAAAGACTAGGTTATTTAAATATCACATATGCTGAATGGATTTCACGATGGCCTCAATGGACTAACGTAATTGCTGCTATGAATGCAAAAGTAAAAGAGTTGATTCCTAAAAGATATAAATATAAATGTCAAATCATTGGCGATTTGATGGCAGATATCAAACTTAATAGTGAAATATCATTAAAAAATAAAGAAAAACACAATATTGCATTGTTACCTGGTTCTAAAAAAGCAAAGCTCTCTATTGGAATTCCTTTCTTCTTAGAAGTTGCAGATCATATCGCTGAAGAAAATCAAAATATAAATTTTATAATTCCCATTGCCCCAACCACTAATAAAAGTGAATATTTATTCTTTCAAAGCGAGAGAAATCCAATTTCAAAATATTACTCATCAAAAATCAAAACACTGAAAAACCTTAAAGACTCCCGTTTTGATTATGAAATTGAAACATCAAAAAATACAAAAATTTATCTAATTAAGAAACATCCTTGCTACGAAATTTTAAAAGAATGTGATATTGCGATTACAACTGTAGGAGCAAATACTTCAGAATTAGCAGCAATTGCTCTTCCAATGTTAGTTGTCCTGCCAACTCAACATTTGAATATGATGAATGCCTGGGATGGGATTATTGGAATAATTGGTAAAATTTCATTAATAAATAGATTCCTAACTTTTATAATTAGATATTTTTATTTTAAAAAAAAGAAGTTTTTTGCTTGGCCAAATATTAAAGCTAAAAGAATGATTGTCCCTGAAAGAATAGGAAATTTTTCACCTAAAAAAATTGCGAGAGAAGTATTATTTCTTATAAAAAATAAAGATCAATTAAAAAACATTAGTGATAGTTTACAAAAAGAAAGAGGTAATAAAGGTGCAGCAAAAAAGCTTGCTTCTATCATTGCTAATTCAATTAAAAAACTTTGA
- a CDS encoding PRC-barrel domain-containing protein, translating to MSLSNTSANKNSSNSVPSERLWLRSELMGTQVITTDTGKRLGLVGEVVVDIDRREVVALGLRDNPLTRFLPGLPKWMPLESIKQVGDVILVDSLDSLSEGFSPERYGKVINCQVITESGELLGRVLGFSFDIETGDLISLVMGAVGVPLLGEGVLSTWEIPVEEIVSSGTDRIIVYEGAEEKLKQLSSGLLEKLGVGGSSWDERQANGYSANLVPVENQLLSGSELEQQNTFVEEYEEEVDEQDDYEDDYEDELEYVEIKDSSEEINKKKKLYMENDYSDQIENQNSLNQMDEEKNDDFKQKKESNTNFASKRPIQNARETLDIEPLDQQNLVMDNKKSEKFEIDDPW from the coding sequence ATGAGTTTGTCTAACACATCAGCGAACAAGAATAGTTCTAATTCTGTTCCTAGCGAACGGTTATGGTTAAGGTCAGAATTGATGGGAACACAAGTTATAACTACCGATACTGGTAAGCGTTTAGGTTTAGTTGGTGAAGTTGTTGTTGATATCGACAGAAGAGAGGTGGTCGCTTTAGGACTTAGAGATAATCCACTTACAAGATTTTTACCAGGCTTACCAAAATGGATGCCATTAGAAAGTATAAAGCAAGTTGGAGATGTCATATTAGTTGACTCTTTAGATTCATTGAGTGAAGGTTTTTCTCCAGAAAGATACGGAAAAGTAATTAATTGTCAAGTGATTACTGAATCCGGAGAACTGTTAGGCAGGGTGCTGGGTTTTTCTTTTGATATCGAGACTGGGGATTTAATTTCACTTGTCATGGGTGCAGTTGGTGTTCCGCTGTTAGGTGAGGGAGTCTTGAGTACTTGGGAAATTCCTGTTGAAGAAATAGTAAGTAGTGGTACAGATAGGATTATTGTTTATGAGGGTGCTGAAGAGAAATTAAAACAATTAAGCAGTGGTTTACTTGAGAAACTTGGCGTCGGAGGGTCTTCATGGGATGAGAGACAAGCAAATGGATATTCAGCTAATCTTGTACCAGTTGAGAATCAGTTACTCTCTGGTTCGGAATTAGAACAACAAAATACTTTCGTTGAAGAATATGAAGAAGAAGTTGATGAACAAGATGATTATGAAGATGATTATGAAGATGAACTTGAATATGTTGAAATAAAAGATTCTTCAGAGGAAATTAATAAGAAAAAAAAGTTATATATGGAGAATGATTATTCTGATCAGATTGAGAATCAAAACAGTTTAAATCAAATGGATGAAGAAAAAAATGATGATTTTAAACAAAAAAAAGAATCAAATACTAATTTTGCATCGAAAAGACCAATTCAAAATGCGAGAGAAACTTTAGATATCGAACCACTAGATCAGCAAAATTTAGTTATGGATAATAAAAAATCAGAAAAGTTTGAAATTGATGATCCCTGGTAA